Genomic window (Deltaproteobacteria bacterium):
CCTCAAGGAGGGGAAGGGGGGGCTTCGTGACTTTCATACCCTTTACTGGATTCAGCGGGTTTTTGATGGAATTTCGACACTGGGGAGCCGCTCTTTCCGCCTCCATCTCCCGGAGAAGGAGGAGGAACAGCTTTGGGAATCTCTCCGATTTCTCTGGCGCATTCGTCAGGAGATTCATCGTCGCGCTGGTCGCCGTCTGGACCAGCTCCTTTTTGAATATCAGGAACCGCTTGCCCGGTGGGCCGGGTTCGAAGATACGGAGTCGTTTTTGGGGGTTGAGATGTTCATGCAGAGTTATTACCGGCAAGCCGAGACGGTTCAGAAACTGACGGATCGCGTTATGAGGGAGGTGAGACAGAGGGAGCCTTCCCTCTTTGCAATAACAAGCCCTGTTCTGGATGATCCCGACTTCTGTATTCGTGAAGGGCGCTTGACCGTAACAGACTGGCATCTGTTTGAGCGGGATCCCACTGCCTTTTTAAGAATTTTTCTCTCAGCGAACAGGATGGGGATCGAGGTGGAGGAAGGTGTGCTGGATCAGATAGAAAAGAATCTTTCTCTTGTTGATGAGAACTACAGAAATAACTCACTCCATGGAGAGCTGTTCCGTAAACTTCTTAAAGAGCCGGTTAGCCTTGCCGCTGTATTGAGCCAGATGAATGATTGCGGCCTTCTTGGAACTTATCTTCCGGAATTTGGAAAGCTCCGCTTGCGGGTACAGCATGATATTTATCATCTCTATACGGTTGATGTGCATTCCATTTTTGCCGTGAGAGAGTTCGGGAGGCTTCTGGAAGGGCAGTATCAGAAGATCTATCCAACAGTTTCCAACGCCGTTCGTGATATTCGTTCCTTGGGTCTTCTCTCCCTTGCTATTCTTTACCATGACATTGGCAAGGGGGAAGGGCACGGGCATGTTGAGAAAGGGGCTCCCTTGATCCGGCAAGCGGGGGCGAGGCTCGGATTTTCGGCTGAAGAACAGGACCAGTTGGAGTTTCTGGAGAGAAGCCACCTGATCATGACCCATCTGGCATTTCGCCGGGACCTTGAGGATCAAAACCTGATCATCCAGTTTGCCAAGGCGTGCCAGAATCTCGATTGGCTCAACATGCTCTACGTTCAGACTTTTTGTGATGTGAAGGCGGTTAATCAGGAGGCCCTGACCGACTGGAAGGCCTCTCTTCTGGAGTATCTTTATCTCAAGACACGAGAGGTTATCCAGAAAGGGGCTTATACACCGGAGCGGGTTTCAACGGTCGTCCCTTTGCTTAAAAAGAGAATTGAGGAATCTTGTACGACGACCGAGGAAAAAGAACTTTGCGAGACTTTTTTTAGCCAGATGCCGCCTCGCTATTTTCTGGCGACTCCCCTGGAAACGCTCAAAAGGCATCTACAGCTCTGGGGACGGTTGGGGAAAGAGTCGATCCTTTTTGATCCGGTGTTTTTGAAGAAAGAGCAGCTGAACGAAGTGACCTTGCTGACGCTTCACAGTCCGGATCTCTTTTCCAAGATCGCCGGAATTTTTGCGGCACACCATATGAATATCCTGTCGGCCGAACTGGCGGTTTCGCGCAATGGATATGCCCTTCATCTCTTTCGGATAACGGATCACCGGGGGGCCCCTATTGAAGAAGAAGAGAAATGGAAAGGGGTGGAAAAGGATCTGCAGGATTTGCTTACAGGGAAGGTTTCGATCGATTCTATTGTGGCGGGACAATTCAAACCCTCCCTCTTTCGTAAAAAAACCGCTCGTATTCTTCCGACCCGAATTGACATCGATAATGACGTCTCCGCCTTCTACACGGTGATTGATATCTATGCCCGGGACCGGATAGGACTTCTCTATCAGATTACCTCAACGCTTGCGGCCTTGGGTCTGTATGTTGAGGTTTCAAAAATATCGACCAAGGTCGATCAGGTGGCTGATACGTTCTACATTAAAGATATTTTTGGTCATAAAATCACCCATCAGGAACGATTGGGAAAGATGAAAGAGATTCTTTTCAAGGTTGTTGATTCGGAACCGGCAGCCAACGGGAGACCCCCTCTATGATGAAATGGGAAATTGTCCTTTTTACCGTCCTTCTTGTGGTTCTTCTCCTCCTTCTCTGGAGGTATCGCCGGCAAGAGGGACGCCGTCTCCGTCAGAGGGTGAGAGAAACCCTTTCCCCCTCACTTCGTGAGGAGATTGAGAAGGAGCGGGCTGAACGGATCGAGAAAAAGAGAAAATTTGAGGAGGCGATGGGGCAGGCCTCCCGGTGACGCAAACAAAGGGTTGAAAAGGTTCTAAAAAAGTTTAGTATGTCGCCGTGTCTTCACGAAAAATCAAGATCTGTGCGGAATCTGAATGTAAAAATGCCGCAACCGTCACGGGATACTGTCGCCTCCACTATCTGAAGAACTGGAAAAATATAAAAGAGGAGAAAAAGAAAAAGGCGGTCGATCGACTCAATCGCTACGTGGAAGGGATTGTGAAGCAGCACCCTGACCGCTATATCGATGTGATTCGTCATGACCTTAAAAGCCGTAAGGAGCTTGACTTTGATGGGGGAGGGACTGCCTCGCCAAGCGAGGTAGACGAGATTTTGGATGATCTGGGTTATACCGATGAGGATGGTATTGATAAGCTTCTCACACACATCAAGCTCGATCGAGACTTCTAACAGGATGATGAGAAAGGTCCATCTGCGGCGTTGCCCGCTTCAACCACAATCCTCACGTACCGGGAAAGTACGCTCCGGTTGTGGTCTTGCGGGCGCCTTGCATCTGGACCTTTCTCATCATCCTTTGTAGAAAGGGTTTGTTAATAACTGAGAGTTACTGATGAAGGCCTACATCAAGACATTTGGCTGCCAAATGAACGAACAGGATTCCGAGGTGATGAAGGGGCTGTTAGCTCGCCAGGGGTATGAACAGGTGGCTAAACCGGAAGAGGCAGAACTGATCCTCATCAATACCTGCAGCATCCGGGAAAAATCATATCAGAAGGCGATGAGTACCATCGGCCGGAATTTTGCCGGTGCAATCGTTGGTGTTGCGGGTTGTGTCGCCTCCCAGGCGGGGGAAAAACTTCTAAAACGGTTTCAAAACGTCGACTTTGTTCTGGGGACGGATCAGATTCACCGCCTGCCGGAAGTTCTCGAGAGGGTGAAGGGAAACCATCAGAGAGTCGTTTATACCGATTTTCAGGACCTCTCTGATTATGAATTTCCGGTTCCTTTGACAAATTCCCAAACAAAGCAGGTCAAGGCTTATGTCACGATCATGAAGGGGTGTGATAATGCCTGCTCCTTTTGCATTGTTCCTTTGACACGGGGAGGGGAGGTTTCAAGGTCCTCCCAGGAGATTCTGGAAGAGATCAGAGGGCTTCAAAGGAATGGGGTACGGGAGGTGATGTTGCTCGGGCAGAATGTCAACTCCTACGGTAAACGACTCTCTCCAAAAATCACATTTGCCGAACTTTTACGTCTTATTGAGGCGGGAACCTCTCTTGACCGGATCCGCTTTACGAGTCCTCATCCCAAGGATCTTTCAAAGGATCTTGTTCGGGAATATGGCCGAAACCGGAGGTTGTGCCCCCATATTCATCTCCCGGTCCAATCCGGTTCAAACAAAATTTTGAAAGCGATGCGACGCTCCTACACCCGGGAGATTTATTTGAGAAGAGTTGCTGCCCTGCGGAAAGTTTGTCCGGATGTTGCAATCACAACCGATATGATCATCGGATTCCCGGGAGAGACAGAGCCGCAGTTTGAGGAAACATTGCAGTTGGTTGAAGAGGTCGGTTTTGACCAGAGTTATTATTTTGAATATTCGCCGCGTCCCGGCACCGAGGCGTTCCGTCTCGTGGATAATGTGCCGCAGGGAGTCAAAAAAGAGCGCCTCCAGAGGCTCCAGTTGTTGCAAGAGAGAATCAGTGAGGCAAAGAATCGTTTGAGAATCGGCAAGATTGAAGCTGTCCTCGTGGAAGGTCCCTCGCTTCAGGGAGGAGGACAGTTGAGCGGACGGACCCCTCACGGACGAATCGTAAATTTCGTTGGCCGGGAGCGGATGATCGGTGCTATAATCCCTGTTAAGATTCTGAAGGTGTCGCCCTATTCGCTGGGCGGGGAGGTCTCTGTTGATTGAAATGAAAGTCACCGGACTCACGATTGATCCGTTCACCAATATGCCGATTATCATCCTCAAAGATCTCGAGGAGAAAAACGCCCTGCCGATCTGGATCGGCCTCATTGAGGCATCCGCTATTGCGACGGAGCTCGAAAAAATCCAGCTTTCACGGCCGATGACCCACGATCTGATAAAAAACATTATGGGGGAGCTCAGGGTTCAGGTCGACCGTGTTGAGATTTGCGATCTGTGTGACAACACATTTTATGCCAGGCTTTACTTGAAGCATGACGGGAAGGAGTTTGACATTGATTCTCGGCCGTCTGATGCCATTGCCTTGGCCCTTCGGACGAATGCCCGGATTTATGTTGATAAAAAGGTGATTGAAAAATCCCGAAGCGTCGATTTGGCGAGGGGAGGGGAAGGCGAAAAGAAATTGAAGGAAGAGAAGTGGGCGGAGATATTGGAAGGGCTAAATCCAGAAGACTTCGGTAAATACAAGATGTGACAGATTGTGCCCAAGATTATTCCACACCATCAAATGATTCCTGAGATCGACCGCTCTGTTTTTCTGGCCGAGGGGGTGATTGTGATCGGCGACGTCAAGATCGGTGCTGATTCCTCCGTTTGGCCCAATACGATCCTCCGGGGAGATGTTCACTACATCCGGATTGGCAGAAGAACCAATATCCAGGATCTCTGTGTCGGACACGTTACGAGTGGCACCTGGCCGCTCATTCTGGAGGATGAAGTGACGATCGGCCATCGTGTTATCCTTCACGGTTGTCATGTCAAATCGCGCTGCCTCATCGGTATGGGATCGATCCTCATGGATGGTGCGGTGATCGGTGAGGAGTCGATTCTTGGCGCTGGTTCCCTTGTGACTGAAAAGATGATTATTCCGCCACGAACCCTTGCCTTGGGCTTTCCGGCCAAGGTAAAGAGGGAGCTTAAGGCAGAAGAGATCGCTTTTTTGAAGATTTCTGCCGACAACTATGTCCGGAATGCACAAAGCTACAGAAACTCTTAGAGAAACGCTCAAAAGATGGTCTTTCTGGAGAGGGGGTGAGAGGCTCGGTGTTGCCGTCTCCGGCGGGATCGATTCGATGGTTCTCTTGCATATCGTTCGGCATCTCCCTCCCTCCGAGAGACCCAAAATTGACCTGTTACATTTTAATCACAAGCTGAGGGGGCGGGAATCGGATCTGGACGAGCGATTCGTGAGAAAAATCGGGCAGGAATGGGGAATCCCTGTTTCGATTGGCCATGCCCCGCGATGGGGGCGAAAAAACAACCTCCAGGAGAGGGCGCGATGGCTCCGCTACGAATTTTTTCAAAAAGAGGCATGGCGGCTTAAATTGAAAAAAATTTTAACGGCCCATCAGGCAACGGATCAGGCAGAGACGTTCCTGATCCGATGGATTCAGGGGGCGGGATTGAAGGGACTTTGCGGAATCCCGCTGGTTAGGGAGGAGAGGGGTTGTCACTACTTAAGACCGCTTCTCCTTGTTCCGCGAGAGGAGATCCGCGATTACGCCAAGAAATTCAAGATTCCCTATCGGGAAGACTCTTCAAATAAAGAAGGTAAATATCTTAGAAACAGGGTGCGTCGTCTTTTGAGTCAGTTGCACAAGATCAATCCCGGTCTCGATAATCGATCGTCGCTGAACGCCCTCCTTCTTCGAGCCGATGAGGATTTTTTGTCGTCACAGATTGAAACGCTTTTGCGGCCTTCAAGAAAAAAGTGGTGGTCTCTCACAGAGTATAAGAGGTTGCCCTCGGCCCTTCGTTATCGCCTTCTTGCGAGGTTCTCTGAGAGAGGTGCGGGCCGATCTTACCGCTTAAGCAGTGATTTTGTTCTGACACTGGATCATCTGTTAAATTCGTCGCGAAAGGAGCAGTCGCTTTGCCTGCCGGAAGGGATTAAATTCCACAAAAAATTGGGAAGTTTTTGTTTTGTCAAAGCAGGTTGATTTGGCAATCATTTGATGTTACTTTTTGCATAACTCATGAAACAGTCACAAAAAACCTTTGCACTTTGGGCACTTATCATCCTCCTCTCCGTCACGATTTTTCATTATATGGGGAATCGTCCGAGTCTTCAGAAGACGATTACCTTCAGTGAATTCCTCGATGCCATTTCAAAAAATCAGGTCGAGAAGGTGATGATACGGGATGAGGAGTATCTCGGCAACTTCAAGAAGGATTATCAGGAAGGGGCTGCGTTCGAGACGGTCGGTCCCGCCGAGAGTGAAAGGGCGTTGGAACTGTTGGCGCAGTCGGATGCTGTTCTTGAGTATAAACGGCGCCGGGAAACCCCTCTCTGGCAGCAGATTCTGATCTCCTGGCTCCCGATGATCCTCCTCTTCGGTTTCTTCTTTTTCTCCATGAGGCAGATCCAGGTTGGTGGAGGACGGGCGCTCAGTTTCGGGAGGAGTCGGGCACGGCGTCTCTCGGAGAGTCAGAAGAAGGTGACTTTTAAAGATGTGGCGGGTGTCGATGAGGCGAAGTACGAATTGGAGGAGATCATCCAGTTTCTGAAGGAACCGAAGAAATTTACGAAACTCGGTGGCCGCATTCCGAAGGGGGTTCTGCTTGTGGGGGCTCCAGGGACCGGCAAGACACTCCTCGCCAAGGCGGTTGCCGGCGAGGCGGGCGCCCCGTTTTTTTCAATCTCCGGTTCTGACTTTGTAGAGATGTTTGTTGGCGTCGGGGCCTCGCGGGTTCGGGATCTTTTTGAACAGGGAAAAAAGAATGCCCCCTGCATCATCTTTATTGATGAGATTGATGCCGTGGGTCGTCATCGCGGCGCCGGTCTGGGTGGTGGTCATGATGAACGAGAACAGACTTTAAATCAGCTCCTCGTTGAGATGGACGGGTTTGAGTCGAATGAAGGGGTTATTATCATGGCGGCGACAAACCGCCCGGATGTCCTCGATCCGGCGCTTCTTCGTCCGGGTCGTTTTGATCGTCGTGTCGTCGTCAATCGTCCTGATCTGAAAGGTCGGGAAGAGATTCTCAAGGTTCATGCGCGGCGGACCGTGCTGGCGTCGGAGGTTGAGCTTTCAGTGGTGGCTCGCGGAACTCCCGGTTTTTCGGGAGCCGATCTGGAGAATCTCGTCAACGAGGCGGCATTGAATGCGGCGCGGTATGACAAACCCTCTGTTGAAAAGATCGACTTTGAACTGGCGAAAGACAAGGTCCTTATGGGACTCGAGCGAAAGAGCATGATCCTGTCCGAGGAGGAGAAGCGACAGATTGCCTACCATGAATCAGGACATGCACTCATTGCCAAGCTCCTTCCCGGGAGTGATCCGGTTCACAAGGTGACGATCATTCCGCGTGGGATGGCGCTCGGGGTGACACAACAGCTTCCGATCGACGAGAGGCATATCCATTCCAAGACGTATGCCGAGAACCGGATTGCCGTTCTCATGGGGGGGCGGTGTGCCGAGGAGTTGATCTTCAAGGAACAGACGACCGGTGCTGGAGATGATATTGAGAAAGCGACCGCGCTGGCCCGGAAGATGGTCTGTGAATGGGGAATGAGCGAGCTGGGACCTTTGAGTTTTGGTCAAAAGGAGCAGGAGATTTTTCTGGGGCGTGATTTTGCCCAGCATCAGGAATACAGCGAAAATACCGCGATCAGGATTGATGAACAGGTTTCCAGCCTCGTAAATCGTAACTACGAAAAGACCAAAAAAATTCTGGAAGAGAACCGTGCAACCCTTGACCGCTTGGCCAAGGCACTCCTGGAGTGGGAATCTCTCGATGGGGATCAGATTGATCGTCTGATCCGCAGTGAGGATCTCGGTCCCGTGGTTCATAAAACAACACCACCCCCGCAGAAGCCCTCAAAAATGCCCGAGGAGGCCAGGCCTGAGATACCTCCCGTGTCGGTTTTTCCAGGTTTCAGTAAGGCCTAACTCTATTTTTTATGATCATTGGTGGTCGACAATTTGATTTCTCACGGAACTGTTACGTGATGGGGATCCTGAACGTCACGCCTGATTCCTTCTCCGATGGCGGCCGTTTTATTGACCCCTCCCGGGCATTGGAACAGGCACTCAAGATGCAGGAGGAGGGGGCCGACCTTATTGATATCGGGGCTGAATCGAGCCGTCCCGGTTCCCAACCAACCTCTGCGACTGAAGAGGTCCACCGGCTCCTTCCGGTTATTCAAAGGATTCGCCCCCGCTTGAAAATTCCGCTTTCGGTCGATACGCGCAAGGCGTCTGTCGCGGAAATCATGCTCAAAGAAGGGGTTGATATGGTCAACGACATCTCCGCTTTTTGCTACGATTTTCGGATGGCAGAGCTGGTTGCCCAAACGGGTGTGCCTTCTGTTCTTATGCACATGCGGGGGGAGCCCCAGACGATGCAGAAGGAGGTCCGCTATATCAATGTCGTCTCCGAAATCATTCATTTTTTAAAGAAGCAGATCGAGATCGCCGTCTCGATAGGAGTCGATCGGGGGCGGATTTTGGTTGATCCCGGCATCGGATTTGGGAAGTTGGCGGAGCACAACTTGGAGATCCTCCGTCGCCTCTCTGAATTTCGGCATTTGGAGGCGCCTGTCGTTGTGGGGGCCTCACGCAAAAGCTTTATTCGTCACCTTCTCGGCGTGGAGGATCCGCTCCATCCGGCTGTTCAGAATGGCTCCCAGGCGGTTGCGGCGATTGCTGCGATGAACGGAGCCTCTCTGTTACGCGTCCACAACGTGGCTCCGACCCGCCAGGTCTTGAAGATTGTTGAGGCACTTAAATCAGGGCGGTAGCTACAACTCCTGCTTGAAATCGGGGCGGGGACCATATAGAACCGGTAACTCTATGAACAATACCAAGGAGCGGTCTCTTTTTGGGACAGATGGGATCCGGGGGGTTGCCAATGAGTACCCGATGACCTCAGAGGTCGCCCTCTCTGTCGGAAGGGCACTGGCCTATTTCTTTCGTGGCAAGAAGCATCATCGAAAGGTCTTGATCGGGAAGGACACCCGGCTCTCGGGCTACATGATCGAGACGGCAATCGCCTCCGGCGTCAGTTCCATGGGGGTCGATGTCCTTTTGGTTGGACCAATGCCGACCCCCGCCATTGCATTTTTGACGGGGGGCATGCGGGCGGACGGAGGGGTCATGATATCGGCCTCTCACAATCCGTTTCAGGACAATGGGATCAAACTGTTTGATGCCGAAGGGTTCAAGTTGAGCGATGAGGCTGAGAAACGGCTCGAGGAGCTGGTTTTTTCAGAGGAGCTCACAAAATCTCTTGCGTCGGCCTCCAGCGTCGGAAAGGCATTCCGTGTGGGAGAGGCAAAAGGGCGCTATATTGAGTACCTCAAGGGGACTTTTCCAAGGGATTTTGACCTGGAGGGGGTCAAGATTGTCATCGATTGTGCCCATGGGGCCTCCTATGAGATTGCCCCAACCGTCTTTGAGGAATTGGGAGCGACTGTTTATCCCATTGGAGTTCTGCCAAACGGTACGAATATCAATGAAGGATGTGGTGCCATGAGGCCTACCCTTCTGCAGGAAGAGGTGAAGAGACGGGGGGCTGATTTGGGGATTGCGCTCGACGGGGATGGTGATCGGGCCGTCTTTGTGAATGAGAAGGGGGAGGTGGTTGACGGCGATGCGATTCTTGCGATTTGTGGCGAGGATTTAAACGAGCGGGGGTTATTGAAGGGGAGCACGGTTGTCGCAACGGTCATGAGCAACATCGGACTCGAGGAATACCTTGGTCGATGCGGTGTCAATCTCGTCCGAACATCGGTGGGGGACCGGTATATTATGGAACGGATGAGGCGCGATGGATACCAGTTTGGAGGAGAATCGTCCGGGCACCTTGTCTTCCGCCAGTATTCAACGACAGGAGATGGTATCTTGGCCGGCTTGCAGCTCCTTGCTTTAGTGATGAGGCGGGAGAAGCCGCTTTCGGTATTGGCCGGACATTATAGTGCCTATCCGCAGGTTCTTAAAAATGTGCGAGTTCGGAAGAGAGTGGATCTCAATCTGTATCCCGCCATCCAGGGGAAAATTCAGGAGATTGGGAGGGTGTTGGGAAGAACGGGGCGTCTCCTTGTCCGTTATTCAGGGACTGAGCCGCTTGTTCGTGTGATGATCGAAGGTCGGGATGCAACACATATTGAGAGGATGGCACAGGAGATCGCCTCCTGTGTTTCAGAGCAGTTGTCCTGATTTTCAGGGGTTAGAAATATGGCAAAACTGGGAGTCAATATCGACCATGTGGCCACGCTGCGCCAGGCGCGCGGGACACGCTATCCTGACCCGGTTGCCGCTGCTGTCCAGGCCGAGGAGGCGGGGGCCGATCAAATCACCGTCCATTTAAGAGAAGACCGGCGTCATATTCAGGAGGCGGATGTCCGGATTCTCAAGCGGACCCTGCAGACGGAACTCAATCTGGAGATGGCCCTGACCGAGTCGATGATTCGTTTTGCGAAGGAGGTTGGTCCTCACAGTGTGACCCTTGTTCCGGAAAAAAGGGAGGAGTTAACGACGGAGGGGGGGCTTGATCTTCTGAAGCTTCAGAGGCGGCTCCGTGACTCGGTGCCTGATCTCCAAAAATCGGGGATACGGGTCAGTCTTTTCATCAATCCTGATCGAACCTCGATTGAAATCGCAAAGGAATTGGGGGTTGATGCGATTGAGATTCATACGGGGCGTTATGCCGAGGTGACTTCCCCATCGGAAGTTGAACAGGAACGGGAGGTTTTAAGGGAATCGGCGAGGCTGGGACATTCCCTTGAGCTTTGGGTTGCCGCCGGACATGGATTGAACTATCAAAATACAGCCCCCGTTGCGGCGATTTCAGAAATTGTCGAATTCAACATTGGTCATGCAATTATCGCTCGCGCCCTGTTTGTCGGGATAGGGCAGGCGGTACGTGAAATGAAAAAGATTGTTGAGGGAAGGACATGAGAATCGCGACACGGGAAGAGATCCTCAAGGCAGACCAGCTTGCTTCTACCAAATACAAGATTCCGGAGTCTCTCTTGATCGACAAGGCTGGAACGGGGGCGGCCGAGGTTGTCCTAAAAAAATTCCCTTCCCTCAAGCGTGTCCTCGTTGTGGCGGGAAAGGGAAAGAATGGAGGAGATGGCCGGATTTTCGCCAAACGGCTTAAAGAAAAGAGCATCGACTGCCATCTCTTGTCCTGGTTTGATTCACAGAACAACTGGAGACAGCTGATTCAGGACTCCGATCTGATTGTGGATGCGCTCGTGGGGGTTGGTCTTTCAAAGCCGTTGAAAGGAAGCGAGAAGGAGCTTGTTGAAACGATCAACCAGTCATGCAAAAAAGTGGTGGCGCTTGATATCCCGTCGGGCCTGTCGGCCGATCAGGGAAGGGCTTGTGGTGTCTCCATTAGGGCCGATCTTACCTGTACCTTTGGACTGCCGAAGGTTGGGCTTTATATTGGGGATGGTCCTGATTACGCCGGTAAGGTCGTTTCGGTCGATATCGGTTATCCCTCCTCGCTTCTTGACGAGGTTGGAATTCGTGGACGGGTTATTTCACCTGAGGATTTCAGCTCTTTCTTAAGACCACGTCGTGCGGATAGTCACAAGGGGAGCTACGGCCATTTTCTTTTAGTGGGTGGATCGACAAACCGCCTGGGGGCCCCTTTAATGGCGGCTCGGGCGGCGCTTCGGACCGGGGCAGGACTCGTGACGCTCGCGCTTCCTGATCGTTGTTATCAAAAGATTCCACGTGGTCTTCTCGAGGTGATGTACGAACCGCTCCCTTCGAGTCCCGTGGGACGACTGACCGTCAAGGCGCTTAAACCGCTTGTTGATTTGATGGAGGAAATGGGGTGCGTCGCGATCGGTCCGGGGCTCGGGGTCACTCCGGATATCCGTAAAATTGTGCTGGAGGTGATCAAAAAAGGAAATTCACCGGTTGTTCTGGACGCGGATGCGATCAATGCCCTGGAGAGGGTCGTTGATGAACTGAGGCGAGTTCGCAAGCCTCTTGTTTTGACACCTCACCCGGGGGAGATGGGGCGGCTTGCCGGAAAGTCGTCGGCCGCCGTTCAGGAGGATCGCCTGGGGACCGCCAGAGATTTCGCAAAGCGATACGGTTGCCATCTCGTTTTGAAGGGGGCGGGAACAATCGTTGCGACACCCGAAGGGGATTATTATGTGAACCCGACCGGAAATCCCGGCATGGCGACGGCCGGGATGGGGGATGTATTGACTGGCATGTTGGGGGCCCTTATTTCAGGGGTCTCAACCGGCGCAATGGAGGGGGCACTTCTTGAGGCGATTTTGGGTTCTGTGTACCTTCATGGGCTTGCGGGTGATAAGGTTCGCGGTCGACTGGGGGATCGTGGTTTTCTGGCCTCGGATGTTATTGAAGAGATTCCTCTTGCCTTTCGGGAATTGACAGGATGTTGATAAAGGCCCATCTGCGGCGTTGCCTGCTTCGCCCACAATCCTCACGTACCTACAAGTACGCTCCGGTTGCGCTCTTGCAGGTGCCTTGCATCTGGACCTTTCTCAACATCCTGTGAGAAAGGGAGATGTGCCAATAGAATGAGATTTATCTCCCACTCTCCAGAAGAGACAAAAAAAATTGCAGTTCAATTTGTACGGGAACTGAGTCTCGGGAACGTCATTGGTCTCAAGGGGGATCTTGGCAGTGGCAAGACAACTTTTGTTCAGGGGATGGCTCAGGGGCTTGGGATCGATGACCGCCATTACGTGAATTCTCCCACCTTTACGCTCGTCAATGTTTACGGTCCGTTAGTTCATGTCGATCTCTACCGGATTGAAAGTCCAATAGAGCTTGCAAGTTTGGGACTGGAGGATTATCTCGGCAGTCATATCGTTGTTATTGAATGGGCGGAGAAATTTGATCAGAAAACCGATCGGGAGGTCTTCATCAGATCGGCCAACCCGATGAAAGAGGGGGAGAGGCAAATTGAGATCGTTTGACCTTGTGGTGATCGGTGGGGGGCCT
Coding sequences:
- the glnD gene encoding [protein-PII] uridylyltransferase; the protein is MIKLLAQAKSHLEETRREVLRRHDAREDPFLTMSLWSRAIDQLIQELFQSVEEAANQLPAKDRCRTVLVSQGGYGRQELCYHSDIDLLLIYQGKPEAFVKQLSERLLQPLWDSGLEVGFAARTVKDCESYMEEDLTILTALMDSRYLTGDAMLYADFQKMMSRFFSNEKNRKRFYLLKEKERGERHEKYGSSVYLLEPNLKEGKGGLRDFHTLYWIQRVFDGISTLGSRSFRLHLPEKEEEQLWESLRFLWRIRQEIHRRAGRRLDQLLFEYQEPLARWAGFEDTESFLGVEMFMQSYYRQAETVQKLTDRVMREVRQREPSLFAITSPVLDDPDFCIREGRLTVTDWHLFERDPTAFLRIFLSANRMGIEVEEGVLDQIEKNLSLVDENYRNNSLHGELFRKLLKEPVSLAAVLSQMNDCGLLGTYLPEFGKLRLRVQHDIYHLYTVDVHSIFAVREFGRLLEGQYQKIYPTVSNAVRDIRSLGLLSLAILYHDIGKGEGHGHVEKGAPLIRQAGARLGFSAEEQDQLEFLERSHLIMTHLAFRRDLEDQNLIIQFAKACQNLDWLNMLYVQTFCDVKAVNQEALTDWKASLLEYLYLKTREVIQKGAYTPERVSTVVPLLKKRIEESCTTTEEKELCETFFSQMPPRYFLATPLETLKRHLQLWGRLGKESILFDPVFLKKEQLNEVTLLTLHSPDLFSKIAGIFAAHHMNILSAELAVSRNGYALHLFRITDHRGAPIEEEEKWKGVEKDLQDLLTGKVSIDSIVAGQFKPSLFRKKTARILPTRIDIDNDVSAFYTVIDIYARDRIGLLYQITSTLAALGLYVEVSKISTKVDQVADTFYIKDIFGHKITHQERLGKMKEILFKVVDSEPAANGRPPL
- the miaB gene encoding tRNA (N6-isopentenyl adenosine(37)-C2)-methylthiotransferase MiaB, which encodes MKAYIKTFGCQMNEQDSEVMKGLLARQGYEQVAKPEEAELILINTCSIREKSYQKAMSTIGRNFAGAIVGVAGCVASQAGEKLLKRFQNVDFVLGTDQIHRLPEVLERVKGNHQRVVYTDFQDLSDYEFPVPLTNSQTKQVKAYVTIMKGCDNACSFCIVPLTRGGEVSRSSQEILEEIRGLQRNGVREVMLLGQNVNSYGKRLSPKITFAELLRLIEAGTSLDRIRFTSPHPKDLSKDLVREYGRNRRLCPHIHLPVQSGSNKILKAMRRSYTREIYLRRVAALRKVCPDVAITTDMIIGFPGETEPQFEETLQLVEEVGFDQSYYFEYSPRPGTEAFRLVDNVPQGVKKERLQRLQLLQERISEAKNRLRIGKIEAVLVEGPSLQGGGQLSGRTPHGRIVNFVGRERMIGAIIPVKILKVSPYSLGGEVSVD
- a CDS encoding bifunctional nuclease family protein codes for the protein MLIEMKVTGLTIDPFTNMPIIILKDLEEKNALPIWIGLIEASAIATELEKIQLSRPMTHDLIKNIMGELRVQVDRVEICDLCDNTFYARLYLKHDGKEFDIDSRPSDAIALALRTNARIYVDKKVIEKSRSVDLARGGEGEKKLKEEKWAEILEGLNPEDFGKYKM
- a CDS encoding gamma carbonic anhydrase family protein codes for the protein MIPEIDRSVFLAEGVIVIGDVKIGADSSVWPNTILRGDVHYIRIGRRTNIQDLCVGHVTSGTWPLILEDEVTIGHRVILHGCHVKSRCLIGMGSILMDGAVIGEESILGAGSLVTEKMIIPPRTLALGFPAKVKRELKAEEIAFLKISADNYVRNAQSYRNS
- the tilS gene encoding tRNA lysidine(34) synthetase TilS — its product is MHKATETLRETLKRWSFWRGGERLGVAVSGGIDSMVLLHIVRHLPPSERPKIDLLHFNHKLRGRESDLDERFVRKIGQEWGIPVSIGHAPRWGRKNNLQERARWLRYEFFQKEAWRLKLKKILTAHQATDQAETFLIRWIQGAGLKGLCGIPLVREERGCHYLRPLLLVPREEIRDYAKKFKIPYREDSSNKEGKYLRNRVRRLLSQLHKINPGLDNRSSLNALLLRADEDFLSSQIETLLRPSRKKWWSLTEYKRLPSALRYRLLARFSERGAGRSYRLSSDFVLTLDHLLNSSRKEQSLCLPEGIKFHKKLGSFCFVKAG
- a CDS encoding ATP-dependent metallopeptidase FtsH/Yme1/Tma family protein; this translates as MKQSQKTFALWALIILLSVTIFHYMGNRPSLQKTITFSEFLDAISKNQVEKVMIRDEEYLGNFKKDYQEGAAFETVGPAESERALELLAQSDAVLEYKRRRETPLWQQILISWLPMILLFGFFFFSMRQIQVGGGRALSFGRSRARRLSESQKKVTFKDVAGVDEAKYELEEIIQFLKEPKKFTKLGGRIPKGVLLVGAPGTGKTLLAKAVAGEAGAPFFSISGSDFVEMFVGVGASRVRDLFEQGKKNAPCIIFIDEIDAVGRHRGAGLGGGHDEREQTLNQLLVEMDGFESNEGVIIMAATNRPDVLDPALLRPGRFDRRVVVNRPDLKGREEILKVHARRTVLASEVELSVVARGTPGFSGADLENLVNEAALNAARYDKPSVEKIDFELAKDKVLMGLERKSMILSEEEKRQIAYHESGHALIAKLLPGSDPVHKVTIIPRGMALGVTQQLPIDERHIHSKTYAENRIAVLMGGRCAEELIFKEQTTGAGDDIEKATALARKMVCEWGMSELGPLSFGQKEQEIFLGRDFAQHQEYSENTAIRIDEQVSSLVNRNYEKTKKILEENRATLDRLAKALLEWESLDGDQIDRLIRSEDLGPVVHKTTPPPQKPSKMPEEARPEIPPVSVFPGFSKA